The following proteins are co-located in the Thermus thermophilus HB8 genome:
- the merA gene encoding mercury(II) reductase encodes MTYDLLIVGSGSAGVAAALEASALGAKAAVVEAGVLGGTCVNVGCVPSKYLLRAADAFHRAGHPAFPGLRTEALGVDWKALLAGKEGLIAALRKEKYQEVLEAAGVPVLRGRARFLDGERMEVEGREVLAGRYLLATGARPFLPPIPGLQESAPWTYLEALSAPALPESLLVVGGGPIGLELAQAFARLGSRVTVLEALPEVLPQEDRELARLLRGYLEEEGLRVHTGVRVEAVAREGAFRVRTDRGVFEAERLLVATGRRPDLEGLGLERAGVERDERGFLRLDPSLRTTNPRVYAAGDAAGLPQFVYVAAQSGRVAARNALGVKAPLDLAALPRVTFTDPALAAVGLTEEEARRRYGAGVRAATLPLSQVPKALTARDTRGAFKIVVDEEGTVLGLHVLAHEAGDVIQEGILAVKYGFGYRDLIDTFHPYLTLAEGIRLVAQALDADPKKLSCCA; translated from the coding sequence ATGACCTACGACCTCCTCATCGTGGGCTCGGGCTCCGCCGGGGTGGCGGCGGCCCTGGAGGCGAGCGCCCTCGGGGCCAAGGCGGCCGTGGTGGAGGCGGGGGTTTTGGGGGGGACCTGCGTCAACGTGGGGTGCGTGCCCTCCAAGTACCTCCTCCGGGCGGCCGACGCCTTCCACCGGGCGGGCCACCCCGCCTTCCCCGGCCTCCGCACGGAGGCCCTGGGGGTGGACTGGAAAGCCCTCCTCGCGGGCAAGGAGGGCCTGATCGCGGCCCTCAGGAAGGAGAAGTACCAGGAGGTTCTGGAGGCGGCCGGGGTTCCCGTGCTCCGGGGGAGGGCCCGCTTCCTGGACGGGGAAAGGATGGAGGTAGAGGGGCGGGAGGTCTTGGCCGGGCGGTACCTCCTCGCCACCGGGGCGAGGCCCTTCCTTCCGCCCATCCCCGGCCTCCAGGAGAGCGCGCCCTGGACCTACCTCGAGGCCCTCTCCGCCCCCGCCCTTCCCGAAAGCCTCCTGGTGGTGGGGGGTGGGCCCATCGGGCTTGAGCTCGCCCAGGCCTTCGCCAGGCTTGGGAGCCGGGTGACGGTCCTCGAGGCCCTGCCCGAGGTCCTGCCCCAGGAGGACCGGGAGCTTGCCCGGCTCCTCCGGGGCTACCTGGAGGAGGAGGGCCTTAGGGTCCACACCGGGGTCCGGGTGGAGGCCGTGGCCCGGGAAGGGGCCTTCCGCGTCCGGACCGACCGGGGGGTTTTTGAGGCGGAGAGGCTCCTTGTGGCCACGGGGAGGAGGCCGGACCTGGAAGGGCTCGGCCTGGAGCGGGCGGGCGTGGAGCGGGACGAGCGGGGCTTCCTCCGGCTGGACCCCAGCCTGCGCACCACCAACCCCCGGGTCTACGCCGCCGGGGACGCGGCGGGGCTTCCCCAGTTCGTCTACGTGGCCGCCCAGTCGGGCAGGGTGGCGGCCCGCAACGCCTTGGGGGTAAAGGCGCCCCTGGACCTCGCCGCCCTCCCCCGGGTCACCTTCACCGACCCCGCCCTGGCCGCGGTGGGCCTCACGGAGGAGGAGGCGAGGAGGCGGTACGGCGCGGGGGTGCGGGCGGCCACCCTTCCCCTTTCCCAGGTGCCCAAGGCCCTCACCGCCCGCGACACCCGGGGGGCCTTCAAGATCGTGGTGGACGAAGAGGGCACGGTCCTCGGCCTCCACGTCCTGGCCCACGAGGCGGGGGACGTCATCCAGGAGGGCATCCTGGCGGTGAAGTACGGCTTCGGCTACCGGGACCTCATAGACACCTTCCACCCCTACCTGACCCTGGCCGAGGGGATAAGGCTCGTGGCCCAGGCCCTGGACGCCGATCCCAAAAAGCTTTCCTGCTGCGCCTGA
- a CDS encoding O-acetylhomoserine aminocarboxypropyltransferase/cysteine synthase family protein codes for MEYTTLAVLAGLPEDPHGAVGLPIYAVAAYGFKTLEEGQERFATGEGYVYARQKDPTAKALEERLKALEGALEAVVLASGQAATFAALLALLRPGDEVVAAKGLFGQTIGLFGQVLSLMGVTVRYVDPEPEAVREALSAKTRAVFVETVANPALLVPDLEALATLAEEAGVALVVDNTFGAAGALCRPLAWGAHVVVESLTKWASGHGSVLGGAVLSRETELWRNYPQFLQPDLKGQIPWEALRARCFPERVRTLGLSLCGMALSPFNAYLLFQGLETVALRVARMSETARFLAERLQGHPKVKALRYPGLPEDPAHRNARKYLASGGPILTLDLGDLERASRFLGAIRLLKAANLGDARTLLVHPWTTTHSRLKEEARLQAGVTPGLVRVSVGLEDPLDLLALFEEALEAV; via the coding sequence ATGGAGTACACCACCCTCGCGGTCCTCGCCGGGCTTCCCGAAGACCCCCACGGGGCGGTGGGGCTTCCCATCTACGCCGTGGCCGCCTACGGCTTCAAAACCCTGGAAGAGGGCCAGGAGCGCTTCGCCACCGGGGAGGGCTACGTCTACGCGCGCCAGAAGGACCCCACGGCCAAAGCCCTGGAGGAGAGGCTCAAGGCCCTGGAGGGGGCGCTTGAGGCCGTGGTCCTGGCCTCGGGCCAGGCGGCCACCTTCGCCGCCCTCCTCGCCCTCCTCCGCCCGGGGGACGAGGTGGTGGCGGCCAAGGGGCTTTTCGGCCAGACCATTGGCCTTTTCGGCCAGGTGCTCTCCCTCATGGGGGTAACGGTGCGCTACGTGGACCCCGAGCCCGAGGCCGTGCGGGAGGCCCTGAGCGCAAAGACCCGCGCGGTCTTCGTGGAGACCGTGGCGAACCCCGCCCTTCTCGTACCCGACCTCGAGGCCCTGGCCACCCTGGCCGAGGAAGCGGGCGTGGCCCTGGTCGTGGACAACACCTTCGGGGCGGCGGGGGCGCTCTGCCGGCCTTTGGCCTGGGGGGCCCACGTGGTGGTGGAGAGCCTCACCAAGTGGGCCTCGGGGCACGGCTCCGTTTTGGGCGGGGCGGTGCTTTCCCGGGAAACCGAGCTTTGGCGGAACTACCCCCAGTTTCTGCAGCCCGACCTCAAGGGCCAGATCCCCTGGGAGGCCCTTAGGGCCAGGTGCTTCCCCGAAAGGGTCCGCACCTTGGGGCTTTCCCTCTGCGGCATGGCCCTTTCCCCCTTCAACGCCTACCTCCTCTTCCAGGGCCTGGAGACCGTGGCCCTGAGGGTTGCGCGGATGAGCGAGACCGCGCGCTTCCTCGCCGAGCGCCTCCAGGGCCACCCCAAGGTGAAGGCCCTCCGCTACCCGGGCCTCCCCGAGGACCCCGCCCACAGGAACGCCCGGAAGTACCTGGCCTCGGGCGGGCCCATCCTCACCCTGGACCTGGGGGACCTGGAGAGGGCGAGCCGCTTCCTTGGGGCCATCCGCCTCCTCAAGGCGGCGAACCTCGGGGACGCCCGGACCCTCTTGGTGCACCCCTGGACCACCACCCACAGTCGCCTCAAGGAGGAGGCGAGGCTCCAGGCCGGGGTGACCCCAGGGCTCGTGCGGGTCTCCGTGGGCCTCGAGGACCCTCTGGACCTCCTCGCTCTCTTTGAGGAGGCCCTGGAGGCGGTCTAG
- a CDS encoding aminopeptidase: MDAFKRNLEKLAELAIRVGLNLEKGQEVIATAPIEAVDFVRLLAEKAYREGASLFTVIYGDQELARKRLALAPEEGLDKAPAWLYEGMARAFREGAARLAVSGSDPKALEGLPPEKVGRAQKANARAYKPALEAITEFVTNWTIVPFAHPGWARAVFPGLPEEEAVRRLWEAIFQATRADQEDPIAAWEAHNRALHEKVAYLNARRFHALHFKGPGTDLVVGLAEGHLWQGGATATKGGRLCNPNLPTEEVFTAPHRERVEGVVRASRPLALGGTLVEGIFARFERGFAVEVRAEKGEEVLRRLLDTDEGARRLGEVALVPADNPIAKTGLVFFDTLFDENAASHIAFGQAYQENLEGRPSGEAFRKRGGNESLVHVDWMIGSEEMDVDGLYEDGTRTPLMRRGRWVV, from the coding sequence GTGGACGCCTTCAAGCGCAACCTGGAAAAGCTCGCCGAACTCGCCATCCGCGTGGGGCTCAACCTGGAGAAGGGGCAGGAGGTCATCGCCACCGCCCCCATTGAGGCCGTGGACTTCGTGCGCCTCCTCGCGGAGAAGGCCTACCGGGAGGGGGCGAGCCTCTTCACCGTGATCTACGGGGACCAGGAGCTTGCCCGCAAGCGCCTCGCCCTGGCGCCGGAGGAGGGGCTGGACAAGGCCCCGGCCTGGCTCTACGAGGGGATGGCGAGGGCCTTTAGGGAAGGGGCAGCGAGGCTTGCCGTCTCGGGAAGCGACCCCAAGGCCCTAGAAGGGCTTCCCCCGGAGAAGGTGGGCCGGGCGCAAAAGGCCAACGCCCGCGCCTACAAGCCCGCCCTCGAGGCCATCACGGAGTTCGTCACCAACTGGACCATCGTCCCCTTCGCCCACCCCGGCTGGGCGAGGGCGGTCTTCCCAGGCCTCCCCGAGGAGGAGGCGGTGAGGAGGCTCTGGGAGGCCATCTTCCAGGCCACCCGGGCCGACCAGGAAGACCCCATCGCCGCCTGGGAAGCGCACAACCGCGCCCTTCACGAAAAGGTGGCCTACCTGAACGCCCGCCGCTTCCACGCCCTCCACTTCAAGGGGCCGGGGACGGACCTCGTGGTGGGCCTCGCCGAGGGGCACCTCTGGCAGGGCGGGGCCACCGCCACGAAAGGAGGCCGGCTCTGCAACCCCAACCTGCCCACGGAGGAGGTCTTCACCGCCCCCCACCGGGAGCGGGTGGAGGGGGTGGTGCGGGCAAGCCGCCCCCTGGCCCTGGGGGGCACCCTGGTGGAGGGGATCTTCGCCCGGTTTGAAAGGGGCTTCGCCGTGGAGGTGCGGGCCGAGAAGGGCGAGGAGGTGCTGAGGCGGCTTTTGGACACGGACGAGGGGGCGAGGCGCCTGGGCGAGGTGGCCCTGGTCCCCGCGGACAACCCCATCGCCAAAACGGGCCTCGTCTTCTTTGACACCCTGTTTGACGAGAACGCCGCAAGCCACATCGCCTTTGGCCAGGCCTACCAGGAGAACCTCGAGGGCCGCCCCTCGGGGGAGGCCTTCCGGAAGCGGGGGGGCAACGAAAGCCTCGTCCACGTGGACTGGATGATCGGCTCCGAGGAGATGGACGTGGACGGGCTTTACGAGGACGGCACCCGCACTCCCCTCATGCGCCGGGGAAGGTGGGTGGTGTAG
- a CDS encoding heavy metal-responsive transcriptional regulator encodes MPYTIGELARAFGLSPDALRYYERLGLLAPSGRSPGGFRLYGEEAFRRLRFIKEAQAAGLKLEDIAWILRAVEEGHPPCRHVREALAKRLAEVRRRLRELQALEAALAERLAYAEAHPDPACDGKDRCVYLDPLDPGARSRV; translated from the coding sequence ATGCCCTACACCATCGGCGAGCTCGCCCGGGCGTTTGGCCTTTCGCCTGATGCCCTCCGCTACTACGAAAGGCTTGGGCTCCTCGCCCCCAGCGGCCGTTCGCCCGGGGGGTTTCGCCTCTACGGGGAGGAGGCCTTCCGCCGCCTCCGCTTCATCAAGGAGGCCCAGGCGGCGGGGCTTAAGCTTGAGGACATCGCCTGGATCCTCCGCGCCGTGGAGGAGGGCCATCCCCCCTGCCGCCACGTGCGGGAGGCCCTGGCCAAGCGCCTGGCGGAGGTGCGGCGTAGGCTCAGGGAGCTCCAGGCCCTGGAAGCGGCCCTGGCCGAACGGCTGGCCTACGCCGAGGCCCACCCTGACCCTGCTTGCGACGGCAAGGACCGCTGCGTCTATTTGGACCCCCTTGACCCTGGAGCACGCTCCAGGGTCTAG
- a CDS encoding TAXI family TRAP transporter solute-binding subunit, which yields MRKPILAALTLAGLGLAQEFITIGSGSTTGVYFPVATGIAKLVNDANVGIRANARSTGGSVANINAINAGEFEMALAQNDIAYYAYQGCCIPAFEGKPVKTIRALAALYPEVVHVVARKDAGIRTVADLKGKRVVVGDVGSGTEQNARQILEAYGLTFDDLGQAIRVSASQGIQLMQDKRADALFYTVGLGASAIQQLALTTPIALVAVDLNRIQAIAKKYPFYVGFNIPGGTYKGVDVTTPTVAVQAMLIASERLSEETVYKFMKAVFGNLEAFKKIHPNLERFFGLEKAVKGLPIPLHPGAERFYKEAGVLK from the coding sequence ATGAGGAAGCCGATCCTTGCCGCTTTGACGCTCGCAGGTCTGGGCCTGGCCCAGGAGTTCATCACCATCGGCTCCGGCTCCACCACGGGGGTCTACTTCCCCGTGGCCACCGGGATCGCCAAGCTGGTGAACGACGCCAACGTGGGCATCCGGGCCAACGCCCGCTCCACCGGCGGTAGCGTGGCCAACATCAACGCCATCAACGCCGGGGAGTTTGAGATGGCCCTGGCCCAGAACGACATCGCCTACTACGCCTACCAGGGCTGCTGCATCCCCGCCTTTGAGGGCAAGCCCGTGAAGACCATCCGGGCCCTCGCCGCCCTCTACCCCGAGGTGGTCCACGTCGTGGCCCGGAAGGACGCGGGGATCCGCACCGTGGCCGACCTCAAGGGCAAGCGCGTGGTGGTGGGCGACGTGGGCTCCGGCACCGAGCAGAACGCCCGGCAGATCCTCGAGGCCTACGGCCTCACCTTTGACGACCTCGGCCAGGCCATCCGGGTGAGCGCGAGCCAGGGGATCCAGCTCATGCAGGACAAGCGGGCGGACGCCCTCTTCTACACCGTGGGCCTGGGGGCTTCGGCCATCCAGCAGCTCGCCCTCACCACCCCCATCGCCCTGGTGGCGGTGGACCTGAACCGGATCCAGGCCATCGCCAAGAAGTACCCCTTCTACGTGGGCTTCAACATCCCCGGCGGGACCTACAAGGGCGTGGACGTGACCACGCCCACCGTGGCGGTCCAGGCCATGCTCATCGCCTCGGAGAGGCTCTCCGAGGAGACGGTGTACAAGTTCATGAAGGCGGTCTTCGGCAACCTGGAGGCCTTCAAGAAGATCCACCCCAACCTGGAGCGCTTCTTCGGCCTGGAGAAGGCGGTGAAGGGCCTCCCCATCCCCCTCCACCCCGGGGCGGAGCGCTTCTACAAGGAGGCCGGGGTTCTGAAGTAA